From the genome of Burkholderia pyrrocinia:
GTACTGCGAAGCACAGAACCTCGACATCGATACGCTGATCCACGAAGTCGGCGCCGCGCAGATGGAGATCAACTTCATGCACGGCGATGCGCTGTCGCTGGCCGACCAGGTGTTCCTGTTCAAGCGCACGGTGCGCGAGGCCGCACTGCGTCACAACATGTACGCGACGTTCATGGCCAAGCCGATGGAAGACGAACCGGGTTCGGCGATGCACGTGCACCAGAGCATCGTCGACGAGGAAACCGGCCAGAACCTGTTCACGTCTCAGGAGACGGGCGGCGCGACGTCGATGTTCTACAACTACCTCGCGGGGTTGCAGAAGTACACGCCGGCGCTGATGCCGATCTTCGCGCCGTACATCAACTCGTATCGCCGCCTGTCGCGTTTCATGGCCGCGCCGATCAACGTGCAGTGGGGCTACGACAACCGCACGGTCGGCTTCCGCGTCCCGCACTCGGGCCCGGCGGCACGCCGCATCGAGAACCGCATCCCGGGCGTCGACTGCAACCCGTACCTCGCGCTCGCCGCAACGCTCGCGGCCGGCTACCTCGGCATGACGCAACGCCTGGAGCCGACCGAGCCGCTCGTCAGCGACGGCTACAACCTGCCGTACCAGTTGCCGCGCAACCTCGAGGAAGGGCTGACGCTGATGGCCGCGTGCGAACCGCTCGGCGAGATCCTCGGCCACAAGTTCCTGAAGGCGTATTTCGCGCTGAAGGAAACCGAATACGAAGCGTTCTTCCGCGTGATCAGTTCGTGGGAACGCCGCCATCTGCTGCTGCACGTATAAGCGCGCGCACAACCGCCATACGGAATCACGGAGGAAACATGACTTACCGCAACGAATCTGCCTGGATCCAGCCGGCCGCGCCGGCCGCCGCGCCGCGCGCGACGCAGGCACGCTCGACCGCCGAATACCGCGCGCTCGACGCCGCGCACCACATCCACCCGTTCTCGGACATGGGCGCGCTGAACCGCGCGGGCAGCCGCGTGATCGTGAAGGCCGACGGCGTCTACCTGTGGGACTCGGACGGCAACAAGGTCATCGACGGGATGGCCGGCCTCTGGTGCGTGAACGTCGGCTACGGCCGCAAGGAACTCGCCGATGCCGCGTATCGCCAGCTGCAGGAACTGCCGTTCTACAACACGTTCTTCAAGACGACGCACCCGCCGGTGATCGAGCTTTCCGCGATGCTCGCGGAAGTGACGCCCGCCGGCTTCAACCACTTCTTCTATTGCAACAGCGGCTCGGAAGGCAACGACACCGTGCTGCGCCTCGTGCACCAGTACTGGCGCGTGCAGGGCAAGCCGCAGAAGAAATACGTGATCTCGCGCAGGAACGGTTATCACGGCTCGACGATCGCCGGCGGCACGCTCGGCGGGATGGGCTACATGCACGAGCAGATGCCGTCGAAGGTCGAGCACATCGTGCACATCGACCAGCCGTACTTCTTCGGCGAAGCGCAGCCGGGCGAGACACCGGAAGCGTTCGGCCTCGCGCGTGCGCAGCAGCTCGAAGCGAAGATTCTCGAACTCGGCGCGGAGAATGTTGCTGCGTTCATCGGCGAACCGTTCCAGGGTGCGGGCGGCGTGATTTTCCCGCCGTCGACCTACTGGCCGGAAATCCAGCGGATCTGCCGCAAGTACGACATCCTGCTCGTTGCCGACGAAGTGATCGGCGGCTTCGGCCGCACCGGCGAATGGTTCGCGCATCAGCACTTCGGCTTCGAGCCGGACCTGATCACGATGGCGAAGGGCCTGACGTCGGGTTATGTGCCGATGGGCGCGGTCGGGATCCACGAGCGGGTGGCGCGGCCGATCATCGACAACGGCGAATTCAACCATGGCCTCACGTACTCGGGCCATCCGGTCGCCGCGGCCGTCGCGGTCGCGAACCTGAAGCTGCTGCGCGACGAAGGGATCGTCGAGCGCGTGAAGAACGATACGGGCCCGTACTTCCAGGCGCTGATGCGCGAAACCTTCGCGCGTCACCCGATCGTCGGCGAAGTGCACGGCCATGGCCTCGTCGCGAGCCTGCAGCTCGCCGAATCGCCGGCCGAACGCCGCCGCTTCGCGAACGGCGGCGACGTCGGCACGATCTGCCGCGACTTCTGCTTCAACGGCAACCTGATCATGCGCGCGACCGGCGACCGGATGCTGCTGTCGCCGCCGCTCGTGATCTCGCGTCCGGAAATCGATGAACTCGTGTCGAAGGCGAAGAAGGCCGTCGATGCAACCGCCCAGCAACTGGGTATTTCGTAACGGCTTTGTCTACAGGCGTGCGGCGGGCGCCGCACGCCGCCATAACCAGGGGAACTCCACCATGCGTGCCTGCATTCTTCGCCAAGCCTGTTCCGTTGCCGCCCTCGCCGCCGCGGCAGCGTTCACGTCGGTCGCCAGCCCGTCGGCGCATGCCGCCGACGAGCTGAATGTCTACAACTGGTCCGACTACATCGCACCGGACACGATCCCGAACTTCCAGAAGCAGACGGGCATCCACGTCAAGTACGACAACTACGACAGCGACGACACGCTCCAGGCGAAGCTGCTTGCCGGCAGCTCGGGCTACGACATCGTCGTGCCGACGTCGAACTACATGGCCAAGCAGATCCAGGCCGGCGTGTACCAGAAGCTCGACAAGTCGAAGCTGCCGAACCTCGCGAACCTCGACCCGCTGCTGATGAAGATGATCTCGGATGCCGATCCGGGCAACCAGTACGGCGTCCCCTGGGCCTACGGCACGGACGGCATCGGCTACAACGCGCAGGCGGTGAAGAAGGCGCTCGGCGACAAGGCGCCCGTCGACAGCTGGGCACTGGTGTTCGACCCGGCCAACATGGAGAAGCTGAAGAGCTGCGGCGTGTCGTTCCTCGACCAGGCCGTCGACGTGTTCGCCGCCACGCTGCAATACATGGGCAAGGATCCGAACAGCAAGAACCCCGGCGATTACCAGGCTGCGTTCGAAGTCCTGAAGAAAGTCCGCCCGTACATCACCCAGTTCAACTCGTCCGGCTACATCAACGACCTCGCGAACAACGACGTGTGCGTCGTGCTCGGCTGGTCGGGCGACGTCGGTATCGCGCACCGCCGCTCGTCGGAAGCGAAGCGCTCGTACGACATCAAGTTCTCGAACCCGAAGGAAGGTGGCCTGCTGTGGTTCGACGTGATGGTGATCCCGAAGGATGCGCCGCACCCCGAGGCTGCACTGAAGTGGATCAACTACGTGTCCGATCCGAAGGTCAACGCGGCGATCACCAACACGGTGTTCTACCCGACCGCGAACAAGGCCGCGCACCAGTTCGTCACGCCGGCCGTCGCGCAGGACCCGACCGTCTATCCGCCTGAAGACGTGCTGAAGAAGATGGTGCTGATGAAGCCGATGCCGGCCGACATCCTGCGCCTCGAAAACCGTCTGTGGGCGCAGCTGAAAACCGGCCACTGATCGCGATGCATAACGGCGGCGCAGGCATCGCTTCACGCCTGCCCGCCTGAGATTCGCGGACCTCCGTCCGCCCGCGCGCGTCGCGCGCACTGTTCCATCCGGCACGAGCCGTTGTCCG
Proteins encoded in this window:
- a CDS encoding glutamine synthetase family protein, yielding MQDIESFLKQHRITEVEAIIPDMAGIARGKITPRNKFTSGESMRLPQAVMVQTVTGEYPEDGSLTGVTDPDMVCVPDESTIRLIPWAVDPTAQVIHDCVHFDGSPVEISPRYVLRRVLELYKAKGWKPVVAPELEFYLVDMNKDPDLPLRPPVGRTGRPETGRQSYSIEAVNEFDPLFEDIYEYCEAQNLDIDTLIHEVGAAQMEINFMHGDALSLADQVFLFKRTVREAALRHNMYATFMAKPMEDEPGSAMHVHQSIVDEETGQNLFTSQETGGATSMFYNYLAGLQKYTPALMPIFAPYINSYRRLSRFMAAPINVQWGYDNRTVGFRVPHSGPAARRIENRIPGVDCNPYLALAATLAAGYLGMTQRLEPTEPLVSDGYNLPYQLPRNLEEGLTLMAACEPLGEILGHKFLKAYFALKETEYEAFFRVISSWERRHLLLHV
- a CDS encoding aspartate aminotransferase family protein is translated as MTYRNESAWIQPAAPAAAPRATQARSTAEYRALDAAHHIHPFSDMGALNRAGSRVIVKADGVYLWDSDGNKVIDGMAGLWCVNVGYGRKELADAAYRQLQELPFYNTFFKTTHPPVIELSAMLAEVTPAGFNHFFYCNSGSEGNDTVLRLVHQYWRVQGKPQKKYVISRRNGYHGSTIAGGTLGGMGYMHEQMPSKVEHIVHIDQPYFFGEAQPGETPEAFGLARAQQLEAKILELGAENVAAFIGEPFQGAGGVIFPPSTYWPEIQRICRKYDILLVADEVIGGFGRTGEWFAHQHFGFEPDLITMAKGLTSGYVPMGAVGIHERVARPIIDNGEFNHGLTYSGHPVAAAVAVANLKLLRDEGIVERVKNDTGPYFQALMRETFARHPIVGEVHGHGLVASLQLAESPAERRRFANGGDVGTICRDFCFNGNLIMRATGDRMLLSPPLVISRPEIDELVSKAKKAVDATAQQLGIS
- a CDS encoding polyamine ABC transporter substrate-binding protein, with translation MRACILRQACSVAALAAAAAFTSVASPSAHAADELNVYNWSDYIAPDTIPNFQKQTGIHVKYDNYDSDDTLQAKLLAGSSGYDIVVPTSNYMAKQIQAGVYQKLDKSKLPNLANLDPLLMKMISDADPGNQYGVPWAYGTDGIGYNAQAVKKALGDKAPVDSWALVFDPANMEKLKSCGVSFLDQAVDVFAATLQYMGKDPNSKNPGDYQAAFEVLKKVRPYITQFNSSGYINDLANNDVCVVLGWSGDVGIAHRRSSEAKRSYDIKFSNPKEGGLLWFDVMVIPKDAPHPEAALKWINYVSDPKVNAAITNTVFYPTANKAAHQFVTPAVAQDPTVYPPEDVLKKMVLMKPMPADILRLENRLWAQLKTGH